Sequence from the Sphingobacteriaceae bacterium GW460-11-11-14-LB5 genome:
TCCATGGCCTGTATGAGCAAAGCAGCTTTTTGCCGTTACTTTAAAAGAAGCACCCACAAAACCTTCTCGCAGTTTGTAAATGAGATCAGAATCAGCCATGCCGCCAAGTTATTGATGGGGAAAGAATATAACATAACAGATATATGTTACGCCTGTGGCTTTGATAATGTTTCTTATTTTAACAGGCAATTTAAAATTCATCAGGGTATATCGCCCAGCGCATACCGGAAAGTATTTATGGAAAGAAACGCCAACAATCCTTTTTTACGACTTACCCATTGAATTGCGATTACTATTTACTTGAACCAGATGTTTATTATAATATGAGGGAACATCTTGCTTATTACATTCCCCGCATTTGCAATTAAAACAAACCGATAATGTTATTTGTTGATTTCATAAAAGACTGAAGGATAAGCGATTGGTTAATATTAAAAATAACCAATTTGCCAACGGAAGGTTAAAAATGATGGTGATATGGTCATAAGAAAGGCTTCGGTAAAAGATCAGGTCCATGTTTCAGGAGTATTGACGCTGGCATTCAGCACCGACCCGATGGCCAGGTGGTCGCTCCCTGATTCTGCAAAATATTTGGAAGTTTTCGCTTCAATCACGATGGCTTTCGGAGGAAAGGCATTGAGCAGGGAACGGCTTATGTAGCCGATGGTTTCACAGGCGCCGCGCTATGGTTGCCACCGGGTGTTGAATCCGATCAAGAAACCTTATCCAGGTTGTTCGATGAGCACACTGACGACAGGATAAAAGAAGATATGTCCAGCATTATTGAACAAATGGAAAAATTTCACCCGACTGAACCGCACTGGTACTTACCAATGATAGGTGTCGATCCCGCACATCAGGGTGCAGGTACAGGCGCTGCATTGATGACTGAAGCACTCAGGAATGTCGACAGTAGTGGATTAATTGCCTATCTTGAATCTTCCAATCCCAGAAATATTCCACTATACCAGCGTCATGGTTTCGAAGTTATCGGAGAAATTCAATCTGGCAGTTCCCCTGTTTTACGGCCCATGTTGAGAAAAGCGAGATGAGTCAATGCCAGTAATTTGTCTCATACGGCCAGTGAAAAGGGTCGGTGAATAGTTATTTATTCTTATTATCAACGCTGGATAGTTACCTGTACTTTTTCCGTCATTTTGATGCTGATCACCAGGTCTATTTGCCTCACCCCTGATCATGCATCCCATGATATATTTCTTTGTAAGCGCTGCAGTTGTTACATAAAATACTTTTCAGTGGGTTATTTTCTATCAGTCATAAAGCATATATCCGATAAGTCACCATCAATTACAGGTAGCAACAGGTAAAAATACGGCGTTTGCGAAATGTACTTACTACACCATAATCCGATGCAAAGGCAGAATTCATGTGGTATAGCTTTTGTAATTTATAGTTACACGCTAAAACAAAGACTTATGACACAGAAAGAATTCAGCGAGACCATCAGCTTTCATGCATCTTCCCTCAGATCGCATGCGCTTAATTTCACCAGGGATCCCGAAGATGCGAACGACCTGCTACAGGAAACCCTGCTCAAGGCGACACGTTTTGTCTCTAAGTTTGAAGACGGTACGAACATCAAAGGATGGCTTTTCGTGATTATGAAGAACACCTTCATCAACAATTACAAAAAAAGCCTAAAAAACCGCGACCGCACCGTTCAGGAAGAAGAGATTACTTCGGCCAATCTTTATTATAGCGCGACCACAAATGGTTCGGTTGGCAGTTTTGCCATGCAGGATATCAATCTGGCCTTATCCATGCTGCCCGAAAAATATGCTGCGCCATTTATCCGCTACTTTGAAGGTTACAAGTACCATGAAATTGCAGATGAGATGCAACTGCCATTGGGAACTGTTAAA
This genomic interval carries:
- a CDS encoding RNA polymerase subunit sigma; this translates as MTQKEFSETISFHASSLRSHALNFTRDPEDANDLLQETLLKATRFVSKFEDGTNIKGWLFVIMKNTFINNYKKSLKNRDRTVQEEEITSANLYYSATTNGSVGSFAMQDINLALSMLPEKYAAPFIRYFEGYKYHEIADEMQLPLGTVKTYIHEARILLKKYLKQYQS